The sequence below is a genomic window from Corythoichthys intestinalis isolate RoL2023-P3 chromosome 4, ASM3026506v1, whole genome shotgun sequence.
TGTTAACGATGTTAACTGCGGCTGTGTGGGTGTGCGTCGTCGAGTGTTAAGTGGCTCCAACACGTGATTCACGCCGGTGCTGGCGGGCCAAACGCTCGACATTTTGAGTGTGTCATATGTGCGAAGGCCACCGAGGTACACTCAGCGCTCCGAGTGAGCGCGTGCTGAAATGGTGACCAAAACACCAAGCACTTACTGCGCGCTCTTGTAGCTGCTCCACAAACAGACCACCTCTCCATCCCTCTCCTCTCTCAATTTCCTTAATTGTGGCTTTCCTCCGTATTCGAGCGGATCAATAGGGACAAACGCTGTTGGAATGGCTGGGAGGCAAAGTGCCATCGATCTGCTCGTCTCCCAAACACGGCGTTTGTGAGTTGACACATTAACACACAGCATACACACCTTCCCCAGGCTTTTGGACCCCTCCTCCACGTTGGCGACGGCCGTGTTGACGTTGCCTTCAATGCTGTCAATCATCTCCTGCTGGGACTAGAACACAGGGGTTACACTCACTTACACACACGCATATTCTGGCACAAACTCATTTGCACACGCATCTAGCTGTCATGTATAGCTTTTAACTATTATAAGGGTGAGCGCGTGTAGGTCGGATGCATTTAAAGAAGATTACGTTTGTCgagttgtgtgtgtgcgtagCTCATGAAATATTCAGAGTGGCAGCTGTCTCTCTCCCTATGAGGGCCACATGGACACAGTGACCAAATAACAAGGAGGGCACTTTCCATCGCCTCCACCTCACCACCACTTTCCATTCATAACACTTCACATTCACAATAACACACAAAAGCTTTATTTGCTTTGATTTTGCTACATGCATTCGCCATCCCGAATAAATATTTCAATTGAGACAATACAAGGCGAAGAggtgtatttaaaataaaatctccCCAACAACAAAATATTATGACTTTATTCATGTTGCTTTTCTTGTATTTCAGCATGGCCTGAAATAAATTGGAACTCCATTgtgaatgagatttttttttctgagtgtTAAAATTGAGCCGCAGTTTTTGCACATCCACATCCATGACTTGACCATTTATTTCTTGTAATCAACGCGTGTTCATCAGAAGAATTTCCGtatagaggtcgaccgatatacaGTATGGAGTATTTTCCGACATCGAccgattaacaaaaaaaataaaaataaaaataaataaataaataaatttaaaaaagctgatataaaaaaggattttgatcaggcatctgtgtgggcaactgcgGCCACCGCTGACTGATGgtaggaccccggaaggaccctgcTGCAGCTTGAAGGAGAAGGGTCTAACAGTAGCCCAGAGCCAagcaacagccgctacaaaccacGCCTCATAAAGACCACGCCTGCTGTTGGTACAGTGGCACGAAGAATTCTTTTACTATgcgaagttcaaagggtttttgagACAATAGGCCCTATTCCTAATCCTTACCCTAAacctaactagacacaggggtattgcggacacAGGGACATGCCTAAACATAACTAGATTGTGAcattttgctatgtttggaagtcatttaatgttgtgaatcaaccattaaagttgttaaaattgctcccgttagtgCATTATTATTTACCTTATGTCTacgttcgacatgtgaaagtgttaaaactgtttaaagtgatcctcgatctttaagacaattaattcttaaaagataaatgttagtatgcatTATATGAATatgatattaaaactcctcttaatgtttttgttttaataaagtttgtaaaattattttaagtgataggtcgccattcttgttacgtcgcagtgcgtgacatcACAGCGCCCGTTGCTGAACTTTcagcgtgtcactcttagctaccccaacatgtcgtcagttctgcccttccaatttgaaccagatcggaaaagtgaagagcaggacagcacgcagcgtggctgactgtcctcattaaattcgtcatcctgacgggaacaaatcctggaatcgagtgtaatccatgtcttgtacattgtaatgcgtggtaggtaggatacgtgaataaaagtaccaaaaggggccacttatgcacatttattcacaaaaaagtatttccaccttgaccactcctcactcgggagctcagcggtacgcacacacgcgttcccagacgaactccaacataaaagtaaggtccgtgtcagagtcactgtcgtcattgtagcgtgccatattgctttaattatttggtatgatttggggaaaactcccacgaagaatagtaaacaaaaaagataacaatagtAATCCAACTCCACGTTTTtttcactcactcgaagatccaggaagtagaccgatcccatggcaatgttgcagccgcgatcaggccgtcaaatgcacaaaatagactgatccgaaaagccgctgtgggaccatcgaatccagaaaatagacagatgcgaaaccaatattgcagccgcagtgggaccgtcggatccagaaaatagacgaatCTTTTACTTGActaaggatccaggaaaaatgtttgggcgccagttgtaacgtgtggtaggtaggatacgtgcatacagggaccaaaaaggggagaagcttcaacttatgcacatttattcacaaaaaataataattccaccttgaccactcacttcactccccttgttttaatttgactggaaattgcatccaaaagcagcacatcgtggcattttacttcgcgagtttaggcagcaatacgcaattgttgtatacgctacacatttggaaacatcccatttacgtcatcactgcgagcccgcaaaacatggcgccaactattggtCAAAATgtctactaaatattataaaatatttccaatgatttaacattttatgtgtttctaacaacatattttagtacaagtgaacaattgtggtttattagagcttaCATGTAttcaaggtagaggatcactttaagcatttaaagatagattgaagTCAAGCTTCAGGAGCAACATTTGATAAACTGAGAACACTGGCAGAATGATCATCGACGTGGACAGCGCTTTTACGTGTCAAAAATAAGGTAAGCCGTCATCAGACGTCTCAGTAGACTGCATCAACGTTTTCGTGTgctgtgatgcaaaaaataatcaaactgctgtgtttcactgtatatCCGAATCAAATGTAAAGCACACGTTAGCGCTGGATGCTGACTATCTCCATAATAACATTGGAATAAGTTGGCTCATTCAATAATTTActgtgaagatctgcaaacatttttacatcacTCTCCAGCTCCGTCACTAGAACAGGAGAGTACAagctgtcactagcgaacttgacacatgtaTGCGACTCGTCTCATCAcatattttctgttcattttgcttttgctgctcattttgtgaaatatcgatggTGCTGTACTTCTCATTAACATTCCGCtgcggttcaaattggaagggcagaaccgacgacatgtttatgtagttaaagagtgacactgtggaagtccggcaacgtacccatgtgacgtccctgcgtcgtcaacaacaatggcaacctactagttataataattttgcaaattttattaaaacgaaaacattgagaggggttttaacatcaaattagtatgacttgtagtaacattgattttttaagaactacatctttctatccatgattCCCTTTAAgagggcagctgtttactaatgccgcagagtctgtcatttcgcatctagttctatatacagtatatgtgatatctatgagacgcatcagacgctgtagcatcatgtgggcggagTTTGTCAGGGCGTGGTTTATAACGGCTGTCGCTCGGCTCTGGGCTGCGTCAggcagcttgaaggcaggctgcgACAGGACGCTTCAGGCTTGcctattttgtaaatattgcaagATTTGttgtttgatgtttttttatcttgaatgagagaatatgcaatgttgctttagcctttgaaggtatttactgagtgatccttacactctaaataTAACTTGTAGCGGTAATGTAGCATTTATGTTAGCACTAGCTTTAGCATGACGAACATCCTCTTAAACTTTCTCACTTGCTTACATCTCGTTGTGAtgtcctggtgggtttaattatttaaaataatgtactgttcttgctgagtgcGTATAATCACAAGAGGAAGTGCTGTGTTCATTAGTTTGGTAGCACTGGACTGAATTAATcgcaaaactatttttttgttactatttTTGGGTGTCTGGAACAGATTCATTGGACTCACACCTATAACGGCTTTTAAATGCGACTTTCTGGAATTGATGAATCCTATTAAAATTCTGTAAGATGGAACACAGCTAAGAATTTCCCCGTAATATAAGATGTGACAGTATTTTTGCTTCTATTGTTCTTGTGGTTTTGAATACTAATTTATcatacccccccaccccaaattGATGGGGAAAGGTACATCCAGTACACCGTTATGTATggtgacaataacgaaaataaaatatgaatactctGAATGATCCGTTGTTAGCCTGCAACATTTCTGCAGTGTCGGTTTAGGTGAAGCAAATGTGCGTACGGTTTGAGCAATTtagaaaaagaacaattggatgGTGAGATGAACTTGTGTATGAACTCAATTATTTGCAATGCAGTTTGTGAGCTTTACCTAGCACATGTTCACACAGGCTTGAACAGTAatgaacattgaaaaaaaagtaattggaTGATAAAATGAAACTACAGCCAGTTGAGTTTTGCTCCtcttatttttgccatgtcaaTCACCATATGCATTGTTTTTAGGAAATGGGGAGGGGCATATTTGTGTACGGACAGTTAAAAATGTAAAGGCCTTAATGATATCAAATGATAAATTCGGGACTGTGAAAAAGAAACATGTTGTACAATTtagcaaaagagaaattatttgaaaaactggaaaataacaaacaccttgcacatgcacacacccacacacagtaTTTCCACTGTGATTCTGTACTAGAATACGACTCCCCCAGCGGCATTGTTCCCCCTCGAGATGCTGGAACAACATGTCTATGCTCTTTCTGCTCCTCCACTAGCCTGTTTGAACCATCGCTACATCTTCACTCTCTCTCGCCGCCACTGTTAATCTCCCGTGCCCCCATCCCAAAGGATAAAGTGATAATCTGAACCGTCTGTTCTCCACCTGCTCCAATGCATCCCCATGGTGCCCACATCCCCGCCCGTAGACATCTACCGCCCCCTCCGAATCCTCCATAGCTTCTTGTCTTCTGCTCAAGCTTTCCCGCACCTCTGCTGAGAGCCCCCTCGGGGTACTCCACAGTGGTCCTTAAACTGATCTGCTCTCTCAAAGGAGTCCCATCAGCAGCATAAACAGAGTGgaacaggggaaaaaaatagcagatAGACACAACGAGTAAAAGCCAGTTGTTGTTTAGACTTACGTGGACGAGCACAGAGAAGCTTGTCACCAAACTGCTTAGCTCCTGCAGATCCTGAAAGGCAAAAGTACATTGCAGTGCATGTATTACATTTTGTATtgtgtttctttaaaaaacaaaacaaaacaaaaacaactttcAATTTCCATTCATCTCTGTTGtgtttaaattgtatttttatttcttaatttattgaaaaaaaagttctattcaGGTTTAGGTGCTATTATTACGTATGTCCCCAATCCAATCACGTGACTGGAAATCGGACCGATCGTGCAACTTTTCAGAGGATCTGAATCGGGTgaaactgtaacatgtttggaacctttgttgaaataaaaatttaaaaaaaaaattttcggtatcggatcgggagttGGTATCGGCCGATtcttaaaatcaggtgactccgactcaggtgcaaaaatatgcgatcatgACATCCCTAGTTATTACCTCTTCGAGGTCGTCCCAGGATTCTGCAGCACTTTCTTCTGCAGGGATCTCCGGCAGCTGGGACTGAATTTGCCAGCCAGAAACCAACTCTTCATCCACATCGTCATTAGCGTGGTCAGTGCCGGACCCACAGCCAGACGGCCGATCTGAGTCGGGTGACGGTGAGAACGCCGTGGGCTGAATGGTCGGGTTAGAGTGCAACTGTAGGAAATCTCGCACAGCGACGGACGCCCTGTCCTTGACCGGCTTGACAAGCTTCTCGAGAGCTGCGGCGTCTTCCGCCCGGACGCGGCTGCACAGCTTCTCCATTTCTCTGATGTTGGCTCGTAGTTGCTGCAGCGAAGACAAGATGGTTAACTTTGAGTTTACGTATTCTCCTtttacacagtggggcaaataagtatttagtcaaccaccaattgtgcaagttctcctacttgaaaagattagggaggactgtaattgtcaacatgggtaaacctcaaccatgagaaacagaatgtgggaaaaaaatcacattgtttgatttttaaagaatttatttcaaaaattgagtggaaaataagtatctggtcacctacaaacaagcaagatttctggctgtcaaagaggtctaacttcctttaacgaggtctaacaaggctccactcgttacctgtattaatggcacttttttttacctcattatcggtataaaagacacctgtccacaaccatgtgattttctggggtttttccacattctgtctctcatggttgaggtttacccatgttgacaattacaggcctctctaatattttcaagtgggagaacttagaacttagtggttgactaaaaacttatttgccccactgtatatgtgtgttcTCCTTGGGTAGGACAGTCCGCTAAAATACAGATGTATGATTAAAGACAGCCGTTTTaaagtgaatttaaaaaattgtttaaaaaaaataaacacctaACACTTGGTGATGCACTTTGACATTGGGCATGAATTTAACTGCGGTGACAGAACCAAACCTGACAATGTGAACTACCAAGTTGCCCAGCTTGACTGTGAGGGTTTACCTGCCAACCTCTTTTAATACCCTTGCAAAagacagcatttttttcttcttcgagTAATGAAGCTGACATGGATATATTCTGGCTTCGGAAGTTTAACAACCAAATTTCAGTTCTCCCGCAATGTGTATTTCAAACAAGTATTACTGTAGgtttcaccaattttgaaggatTCTGGTACGAAAAGGCTTATGATTCGTTCCTGTAATTGACAGATCATTCTATCTGATCACAACCCGCATTTAACCCAAGCTAATTTCTTCTTGCTAATTTCCTTCACACAAAGCCTGCTACATTGATGGAAATGTTGAGAGAGCTACGTGTGGTGGTGGGGGCTTAATAAACCAGGGACAGTGTAACCAGGAGCCCCTTCATCCAACTATGCCCTGAGGGTAACAGAGGGATTACATCTCAGTCCTTCAGCCTTGAGGCCGCAGCCTGATCCGGACTAAACGGGGTCAATGTATTGCATATTCATTGTTCAATATTTTGCTATTTAGGTTCcatgaataaatgttgaacGTAAACTCAAGTAGATTAATCTGAAAAACCAAGCCAATACCAAAGAGTCTTGTCTGAACGTATCAATATCTGCACCTAACTACTAACCTACCTCAGGGGAACAtccaaaacagaaaataataagGACAAGCTAAAAGGTACTAATAAACTAACTTGTTCCTGAAGGTGGCCTAACCAGTTATTGTTTTTACGGGgcaaatactttttcacacaTGGCCAGTAGGATGTATTGACTGGGAAAAATCGTGTTGGTTCATTCCACTCAAATGGATCTAGATGAACTCTTGCTTTCTAATATATATACGTTGCTAATGGTACCCCAAAAATTTTCTACTCATTGTTTCCAGTCAGCTTTTTATATTTAGTATTAAAAAtgtcgatgccgatcgatcgggtccgatcacgtcattttcaaagtatcggaatcggcataaaaatatcagacatgccttttttaatatatatacatgcatatatatatatatatatatatatatatatatatatatatatatatatatatatatatatatatatacacacacacacacatatataccggtatatatatatatatatatatatatatatatatatatatatatatatatttatatttttttttattaaatcattttctaattgtatttaacgttacagacaaaatgtcttacactcatccagagtctttagttttggcttaaagtagggctgtcaaatttatcgcgtcaacggcggtaataacattaaaatatttaacgcaattaacgcatgcgctgcactacccactcacgcattgtcgcgttcaatctataatggcaccgtattacgtatacatagagctaaaagacaacgtaaaatgagtagagagaattttggcagcctttgaagcctttttttcttcttgaggatttattgtcataataaacaaatacagtacttatgtactgtatgttgaatgtatatattcgtccgagttttattcatttttttcttaatgcattgccaaaatgtatatgattgggaaaaattatcgggaatgattggaattgaatcaggagcaaaaaaaaaagcaatcgcatagggaaatatcgggattggcagatactcaaactaaaacgatcgggatcggatcgggagcaaaaaaacatgatcggaacaaccatatttaatattaataattagtAATAATTAGCATgtagcatgttttctggaaaccGGCATCCTCGGGAGCATTGTCAAAAGCCACGTCGATGCAATGTTTTCAATTTTCCGCGACGTTCTTGCAGGGACCCTGCAGGGAAAGCCATCGTCTGACGCAGGCTCTGTAAGTTTCCCACCGTTTTTGTGAAAATTCTTGCACGTCTTCGCCCTGAACAGAGAAGAGATACATATAGAATCGTTTTGATGTTCTTGGACTAACTTTTATTTGTCTATTTTTAATCTTCGCTAGTGGCGGAGCTGGATGCGGTCGACGCCATGTTGTGTGTTTTTCAAACCATGGCAACAATCGTCGTCTACTAGGGGTGGACGTGACCTAAAACCACTTCACACACTGACTATTGTACTCCGCTGTCTCAATACCACAGcgccacagaaaaaaaaaaaaagaccgacacaaaGACGCTAAGTATTAAAAAATGACTGGTAACCGTGAGTGGAAACTTTTTTtgggtactgattagcaacgtatatatattataaagcaGAGTTCATGTAGATACACTTGAGTGGAACGGAATTCATTTTCTaaacactttttccatggtcccaataCAGCCTACTGGTAGCTTTCAGAAACTTCTTTtactttaaattagggctgtcaaaagattaaaatttttaatcgagtttatttcagcttaaaaattaatcataattaattataattaatcgcaattcaaaccatctataaaatatcccatatttttctgtaaattattgttggaatgaaaagataagacacaagatggatatatacattcaacatatggtacataagtactagaggtgtgcaaaatttccgattcacaaacatccaaattccgattattgaaatatgccaagtaaagcggaagtacaacacactcagcgcgctgcgcggtcaatgaggaacggagcgagagtagctaaacatcatgcttctcaatacccagcccctcgggtaatgccaatgctcaactcacggctctagctcaactcatgccacgagataaaaaaacacaacaacataactgACTGCtggcgaaaagctgctacaaagtacatccacataatgttgcggtagatatcatttatataggactagatgcattatagattcggtagcgttagcagcacacctacaaaaagctagatgcgggcgttagtaaacggctgccatcttaaagcagtacacttccctgcaaggctgttgtagcgaaccttccaaacaaacctaattaactttttatgtaaaatactcctaaatcggtaaaatattgacttgaatcgatctttaaaatagttttaaaactttcaaatgtcgaaagtagacaaaagggaaattatggaataacgggagcaattttaacaactttaaattccgattattgaaatatgccaagtaaagcgaaagtacaacacactcatcgCGTCGCGCGGTCTTCGACGCAATGAAGAACggcgcgagagtagctaaacatcatgcttctcattacccggccccgcgtgtaatgccaatgctcaactcacggctctagctcaactcatgccacgagataaaaaacacaacaacatacctgactgctgccgaaaagctgctacaaagtacatccacataatgttacggtagatatcatttatataggactagatgcatcatagattcggtagcatt
It includes:
- the stx17 gene encoding syntaxin-17; amino-acid sequence: MAEGATKLTLRRLEAPVHKFIKVALPTDLERLQKHHDNILKYQQSQQWGRLHQEHINASRTVQQLRANIREMEKLCSRVRAEDAAALEKLVKPVKDRASVAVRDFLQLHSNPTIQPTAFSPSPDSDRPSGCGSGTDHANDDVDEELVSGWQIQSQLPEIPAEESAAESWDDLEEDLQELSSLVTSFSVLVHSQQEMIDSIEGNVNTAVANVEEGSKSLGKAVGYKWAMLPLAGALLGGVLAGPLGLIIGLKTAGAAAVGGSALGFAGGKMVKKYNKRLLGLQMKQLTEPPTDDASDKDK